In Sphingomonas sp. KC8, the sequence GCCTGCCCTTCGGCATGAACTTGCGGGACCGGGAGTTCGGCCCATCGCTGGCCGCGGAATTTTTCCCAATAGCCTTGCGCCAGCGCCCGGGCAAAGCGCCTGCCCGCACGCTGATACCAATATTCCTGATAATTGCGGGGTGCCCTGACACCATTGATCAGCCAGGCCCGGCCCAGATCGACGCCACCAGATAAGAGGGCGCCGAACGGCATACCACGCCGAATCCCCCGAAATGCACTCGACATTTCAAGTATCCGGCCATGGTAGAGGCTACCCACCCGATGGGAATAAACGCGATAATCATCGTCGAGCAGCTTGTTCCAAAAAGCATCGACCTCGGGGATCCGCGAATAAAGTTCCTTCCGGCCCAGATCGACGATGAACGGGCCGCGTCTGATCGAACGCATCAATCCGCCAAAATACAGCGACTTTTCAATAATGAATGGCTTGATCCCCGCTTCGGCCAGCCGGTGTGCCGCCGCCAGCCCGGATGGGCCGGCACCGATGATCAGCGTATGCGTCCGACATATCGGCATGGAGTTGTTTTCGGGCAATGGATGCGCGCTGGTCATCGCCGCCTCCCCCGCCAGGCATTTTGCCGAACGTTCCTGCCATGATGAAATATTATACTGTCATCATACAATCAAAGAATCACACCATTCTAAAAGGATTATGCCTACCACCTATGATCACAGGCTTGATTCCGAGCGAATAGTTGTTGCAAACCCGATACAAATCTAATCTTCCGTTCCAATATTCGATCCGGGGACCGTGCTTGGATCATGCGACCGCACTTCGTCATCTCGCTCGACCTTGAACAGGCCTGGGGAATGGAAGCTGCCAAGGCCTATGGCAGTGCGCGCGCCAATATTGTCGGCGCCCGTGAGGCCATTCCCCATATGCTCGATCTGGCGGAACGCTTCGGCATCGGGTGCACATGGGCAACCGTCGGCTTCCTCTTTTTCGACGATCGGGATGAGTTGCTGAATGCCCTGCCCGCGCAACGCCCGCATTATGCCGACCCGGGATTGTCCCCTTATGCACGCATGGCCGCCATCGGCCGTAACGAGGCGGAGGATCCGCTCCATTTCGGCCGGTCGCTGATCCGGCTGATCCGCGACTGTCCGGGCCAGGAAATCGCAGGCCACACATTTTCGCATTATTACAGCCTGGAAGATGGCGGCGATCCCGCGGCCTTTGCGGCCGATCTCGCGGCCGCACGCAGCGCGGCGGCGGCACTCGGCATCGATTTGCGCAGTCTGGTGTTCCCGCGCAACCAGATACGTCCGGCCTATCTGGCGCTGTGCCACGGCTCGGGATATCGCAGCTTTCGCGGAAATCAGCGGTCGAATGTGCATCGCAGCCGTCCCCGCCATATGGAAAAGGGCTGGTCGCGCCTGTGGCGCGCGGCGGACAATTATATGCCGCTGGCGCCGCGCCCCATGGCGAAAGCATCGCAGTATACCGATGGCATGCTCAATATTGCGGCCAGCCGGTTTCTTCGCCCATCATCCGCGTCCGCACGTCTGCTCGACCGGTTTCAGTGCAAGCGGATTTGCGACGAGATGACACATGCAGCCAAACAGGGCGCCGTTTTCCACCTCTGGTGGCATCCGCACAATTTTGGTCGCGACATCGCGCTCAACCTGAAGATGCTCCGTGTCATCTTCGAACATTATCACCGACTGGCGGGCGATCACGGGATGGCCAGCATCACGATGCAGAATCTTGCCGCCCTTTCCAGCAAGGAAGTCACCACGGCTGGCCAATGAAATCCTTGCCTTCCTATCCGGAAGATGAAGCGACAATGCCGGCCCCGAATATTATGATCGTGATGCGGCCCGATGCTCCATCAGCATCAGGATCAGGATCATGCTGCCATCCGGCCACGGGGGGATGGATATTTGCGCGGCGCGGAAACCATTGGCGTTATCGGGCTGGGTTATGTCGGCCTGCCGGTCGCCGTCGCCTTTGCACGAAAGGGCTTTGCAGTAACGGGCTTCGATATTGATCGGCGCCGCATCGCCGCGCTTGAAGACGGGCACGACTGGACGGGGGAGATCAGCCCGGCCGAACTGCGCGAAAGCCCCCTCACCCTGACCGCGAATCCTGATGATCTGACGGATACCAGCTTCTACATCGTCACCGTTCCCACACCGATCGATCCGACCCACCGGCCGGACCTGAGCTTGCTGGTGAACGCCTGCGAACTGATCGGTCCCCGTCTCCGGCGGGGTGACATGGTGGTTTTTGAATCGACCGTTTATCCCGGCGTGACGGAAGATATATGCTGCCCCGCCCTGGAACGGGCGTCGGGCCTGATCTGCCGGCGGGACTTCCAGATCGGCTACAGCCCGGAACGCATCAATCCCGGTGACAGCGAACATCCGTTCGAACGGATCGTAAAGGTCGTCGCGGGACAGGACGCAGCAGCGCTCGATCGCATCGCGGCGGTCTATGAACGCGTCGTTCAAGCCGGCGTGCATCGTGCGCCCTCGATCAAGGTGGCCGAAGCCGCCAAGGCGATCGAAAATACGCAGCGCGACGTGAATATCGCGCTGATGAACGAAATGTCGAAAATCTGCCATTTGATGGGCATTCGCACGGCCGATGTGCTGGACGCGGCGGGCACCAAGTGGAACTTCCTCAAATTTTCGCCGGGCCTGGTGGGCGGGCACTGTATCGGCGTGGACCCATATTATCTGACCGCCAAAGCGGAAACGCTTGGCTATCATCCCGAAGTCATTCTGTCGGGGCGGCGGATCAACGACGAGATGGGCGCCTATATCGCGCGCCACGCGGTGCAGTGCCTGGCGCTCGCCGATCGTTCGATCAGGCATGCCCGCGTGGGCGTGCTGGGCCTCACGTTCAAGGAAAATGTGCCCGATATCCGCAATTCCAAGACGCTCGATATCGTCAGGACATTGGCCGGCTTTGCGATCGCGCCCATCACGCATGATCCGCTGGCCCACCCGGATGATGTGCAGGCCGCATATGATATCAGCCTCAGCCCGATCGAAGACTTTGCAAGGCTGGATCTGCTCATCCTTGCGGTGCCGCATGCGGCCTATGACCGGCTTGGCGCCGACGCACTGTGCCGCATGATTTCGCCGGGCGGCATATTCTTCGACGTAAAGGGGCTGTTCCACCCCGATACTGTCCGCAAGGACATTCATTATTGGTCGCTATAGCCGCGATCACGCTTCGTTTTGCGGTAACGGCCAATCGATCGACCATGTGAAGGGGGCAACGGATGACGATCTATTTGCTCGCGCTGCTGATCGGCATCGCCGCCGGCCTGCGCGCCTTTGCCGCCCTGGCCGCGGTAAGCGTGGCGACATGCGCCGGATGGCTTGTTCCGGGCGGCTGGCCACTTCTGATTGGCACCCACTGGGTGGCGGGAATATTGACGCTGCTGGCGATCGCAGAAATGCTCGGCGGCAAATACGCCGCCATGCCGGATCGGCGCAGT encodes:
- a CDS encoding nucleotide sugar dehydrogenase, whose product is MRGAETIGVIGLGYVGLPVAVAFARKGFAVTGFDIDRRRIAALEDGHDWTGEISPAELRESPLTLTANPDDLTDTSFYIVTVPTPIDPTHRPDLSLLVNACELIGPRLRRGDMVVFESTVYPGVTEDICCPALERASGLICRRDFQIGYSPERINPGDSEHPFERIVKVVAGQDAAALDRIAAVYERVVQAGVHRAPSIKVAEAAKAIENTQRDVNIALMNEMSKICHLMGIRTADVLDAAGTKWNFLKFSPGLVGGHCIGVDPYYLTAKAETLGYHPEVILSGRRINDEMGAYIARHAVQCLALADRSIRHARVGVLGLTFKENVPDIRNSKTLDIVRTLAGFAIAPITHDPLAHPDDVQAAYDISLSPIEDFARLDLLILAVPHAAYDRLGADALCRMISPGGIFFDVKGLFHPDTVRKDIHYWSL